In the Sebastes fasciatus isolate fSebFas1 chromosome 12, fSebFas1.pri, whole genome shotgun sequence genome, GATTTccctaaaaaaatatttatagaCTCGTATAAGACTCTCAGTCATCACTTATGAGCCACTAGAAATATGTGGCAgcgtctgtatctgcagagatcCTGTCTTCTGCCagtgttttcttattttgccGTGTTCGGGACGTTTCTGGGCGTCAGCTTTGGACACTGGGTGTGTAGCGCCCTCGCATGTGAAAGCACACATCCAAGAGGGAGCTACGAAAATGGCGGACACAGTGACGATAAAAACGCAAATATAACGAGGCGATATGCCAGGCGGACAAAGCTCGTTCCAAAATGAAAGTGAATCTGGAGTGGGCTTTTACTTTCGCTGCCGTATGCGATGCTGCAGGTGATAAACTGGGCTGTGATCTGGCAACCGCAGCAAGGGGACGTACACTTCTGGTGTTGTTGAGCCGGCGGGGGAAGAGGGGCAAACTTTGAATGTCAttttgacggtaagtgcctgatAACAACtagttgtgaagtaaatgcaatggaatggGGAGGGAGAACGTGatatctagtggctgaatgttgtcAATGTTAtgaatagcacctttaaatctgGAAATATCTGATCAAAGAATCTAAACCTATCACACAGTTTTCAGTACCCCTTGCTTTAGACACAGTTTTGTAAGTACTCTAAAAGTTTTGGTGTTTGATACCTAGCCCTGGTTATAAGTGGGATacgtatataaatatatacactttCAGTCAAAGTTTTTTAACACACAATTTTAGTATTTTTGATTGAATCTCAACGAATGCACCGAGTTTAAAAccctaaaattaaaaaaataataaacacgTTCAGTGACTTTACTGGAAATGGCCTTTATCTTTATCACTCTAATAAGATGGATACTTGCCTCTATGTCAGAGATGGCAGAGTTCAGTGTGCAGGACCAGTTGACCAGCCGCTTGCTCCTGTAGATCACTCCCTCATCATGCATGCGGATAAAGGCCTCCTGGACTGCATAGGAAAGTTTCTGGAGAGATAAACGGGTTTAGACATGAGAATGAGGAATTCAGATTTTATTCTAATTAGTTCAGGGGATTTCAGAAAACTCACATCGTCCATAGTGAAGCAGGCTCTGTCCCAGTCCAGAGAGGAGCCCAGCTTCTTCAGCTGGTGGTAGATACGGTCTCCCTTCCTAAAAAGGCAAAGAGGCTAAGTTATTACGGTGTCTTTATCCCAGTATTTAACCCAGTTTAAATCTCTCACATCTCCTCCTTTCTACTACTTCCTTCACTCACTCGTTCTTCCATTTCCAGACTTCCTGGATGAAGTTTTCCCTGCCCAGATCGTGACGGCTCATACCCCTCTCTCTCATCAGCTTCTTTTCCACCACCACCTGGGTGGCGATACCAGCGTGATCACAGCCCGGGTTCCACAAGGTGGTCTCACCTCGCATCCTGTGCCTGGACGGACAGAGGAAAAGGACACTTATTCAAACACACGATCCAGATCACAACAAGTGTGAATTaaatagacagacagaaatcCCATGATGCAACAAAAGTTTCATTGAAAATATGGCTTTGAATTTCAGGCTGCTGAACAGTCCAATTGTAGTTACCATCTGGTCAGAGAATCCTGAATGGCGTTGGTGAGGGCGTGACCCAGGTGAAGCGATCCAGTCACATTAGGTGGAGGGATACACATCATGAAGGTGCCACGAGGGTTCGGGTCGCTAATACTCTTCCTCTGCACAATATAGTGACGGAGACATACATGTTATTGCAGactgaaatgataaaaaattaAAGATATGACATTTTGTGTTGTGTGAATACAGCGTGAGGAGGAGGACTTCCTTACCCCATACTCAGGCTTGAAGAATCCCTGCTTCTCCCACCATGGATACCAGGCAGCCTCCACATACTGAGGACTGTAGGAGTCAGGGAGCGGGCTAATGACATCTGACACCAGAAGAGAAAGAGTTGATATATGGACCTGAAGCTAATCAtgataaaatatcataaaactaTTCATATTACCGAGAGTATACAAAGATGTCACTTGCGTGATCTTGTGATATTGTGAGAATTGCTCGTATGATGATGTCATGAGCACTCCTTCTGTTACATGAGAGAAAACACTCTGACCCACACTGATCAATCACCTTTTTTCTCCCCAGGGGCAGTGGGGGCACTGTATGTGATCACTCCCAACTCCTTCTTTTCTGGTTTGGCCTTTttctaaaagagaaaaaagcagAGCTGATGTCAAGTGATTTTTAACCTATGCAAAAAAAGTTATGTTGTTCATATAGACCATATTTATGATTTTCAAAATTGCACTTATGTATACGTTCTATTTGTAGAAGTTAAATATCCCTACCTCTGTCGGTGGCAGAGTCTTTTTCTTCGCCTCCATGTCCTTCTTCTGATTGAACTTTTCcagcttttctctcttcttaGCTTCCTTCTTCAGCTGGGCTTCTGTCTTTGGCGGGCCTGAGGAAGGAAACGTGAAGGAAATCAGATTactgtttacaaaaaaaaaagaaatattcatGAACTGTGACACAGGACTTCCTGACCATTAGCTGTGGCATCGGCAGAGTCAACAGCAGGACTGCCATTAGCATTAGCAGgggcaggagcaggagcaggaacaggagcaGGAGCATTTGTCTTTGGTGTAACTGGCACCATCTTCTCACAGAGAGTGATCTTCCCCAACACCTTCAGGAACTGTGGCTGATTTATGCAGGTTGTGAACCACCTCGTAACATTGGTCAAGACTTTCCTGTCTGATGGCTCCAACACCtaaaacaaagaagaaaacaaatataATCAGACTAATGGTTGACAAACTTGGCTGAGATTTCTCAGTACTAAATTGTTCAGACTACAGAAACATGCTGAGAGACATGTGCTGCACCGCATACGTACATATTTGAAAGGGAGAAGAACAGCTGTAACTACGGCCATATCAGCCAGGGTGATGTTCTCCCCCACCAAGAAGGTTCTCGGTTCCAGTGCCTGATCGAGAACCTTTAGAACACGCATCATCTCCGCACGGGAACTCTGCTGGAGCTGAGAAAGCACAAGTCATTTGAGAATAAAAcctaacaaaaataaatcacacacatgTCGAAGTAAGCATTTGGATACTCGTCTCACCTTCTTATCCATTCCCATCACCCCCATCAGTGGGAAGACCACAGCACAAGACACTGGGGTGAGTTCATTGTCTGCAAAGCTGAGCCACTGCCACACCTGGCTCTGCTGCTTTGAATCTACACCAGCCCTCTTCCCCTGATTAGCCAGGTACCAGGCCACAGCACTAGCCCCGCTCAGAACGGAGTCACCTCCCCCAGCGCCCAGCACCAGGTTCGGTCTGGAGCGGGCATTCAGGGACGCAGGAGGGTCCTCTGTGACGGTCCGAGGGTGGGAGGACGGACAAAACTCTGCAGCAATGAGAGCCAGGAGACTCCTGAAGTCATCAGGGTGAGGGGACACGTAGAGAGTGGCCATCtctgcagagacacagacaataaaggggacatattatggtcattttcaggttcattcttgtattttgggtttttactagaacatgtttatatgctttaatgtccaaaaacattatttttctaacactgtctgtctgaatataccggTATTCTATGGTATTAtatgcgagaaaaatatggtgcacctttgcaaaggtagttctcaagctgtggacGATATATTAACAAATGAGCCTGCATGTAACATAGGAAGTGGTTTCAGAAAACGGGTTTAGTGAAAAGTTATTTAAGCCTCTCTGGGTTTGCAGTTCCAGAAAGAGAGttaactttcactttctgtGAACCTAACATGCTCGCTGGCAGGTTTTCTCTAACAAACCAtgagtttctctctgtctccaacCCTTTTACAGAGCCAGACACGctgttttatttcctcattcattcagtccctattaaagtcaaaggtttactgTATGCCAGAATCTAAATCCTGGTTGGCTATCAGTTTGTTGCTCAGGGCTATCTAAAGTTATCACTTTTACGTGCCGTCAATGATTTCATTGAACTGCATTTTTTGCCCTCACATTCAAATATTACACTGCATCACATCACCCTCAGCTCAGAATAAAACCTCTGCTTGTCCTTCTTTATATAACACTGTGACTCTGCACACAAGACAGCTATCAGTTTGTTAGAGGAGTTCCAATAAAATCTCTAATTGCCATTTCAGTGACTGTTTTTAAATTTACCTCATTTGTTGAAGTAGCTGAAATGAAGCCACTGAATGCTGTTGAGCAAAGATCCAAATAGATGTCTACAATTTAAAATCTACTGTTTTAACTTTGTGCAAATCACCAAACACATTCTTACAGGATCAGATTGTGAGCTTACAATCATGTCTCTATGTCTTTGATCTAAATGTTTTGAGagtagagtgtgtgtacatgggaagtgagtggtgaagcaataaaaagagagcggcggcgacgtgAGCGAGTAACGTGATCGACTCCggtccaagcaggaaaagtcaacagtgtttggtttgtccattctgggttACTGTTGAGACATGGctgtgcaacatggcagactccgtagagaggggacccgctccttgtgtatatatgtatttgatttttgcacaatttaagactacagAACAtagcaaccaaaaaaaaaagaagaataataaacagtgcaggaagaggctaAAAACCCACAGGGCTTATCTGAAGcatccacctagagacaagattaatataaagaaataatatgactacataatagtgataacaaacaactagaacaagatatatataataacaacaataacaatacagtaaatatatcaaaaaagacaagtgtgtgtgtgtgtgtgtgtgtgtgtgtgtgtgtgtgtgtgtgtgtgtgtgtgtgtgtgtgtgtgtgtgtgtgtgtgtgtgtgttgcgtggaagtgtatggttagtgtttgtgaggaggatattgatttaaatatctataaagacttctgggcaatcgtaaccaaacaacacttgtgagtggaaaaaaacaaaaaacataaaaacagatacagatactgggtatcttatttcacagtttgtgggttggtgctgcaaatgtatgtgcacaagcactgaacaaaatgttttgtttttttcatgatatgtcctctttatGAACTGGTTTTGATTTCTGCAAGTAACAGGCTCAGAGTTTGTTAAACCTGCTTTGAActgcttgttgaatcacatgttttctgatctagacagcccaaaAAACACTGACTGGgtatcttatttcacagtttgtgggttggtgctgcaaatgtatgtgcacaagcactgacaaAACGTCCCCTTTATGAACAGGTTTTGATTTCTGCAAGTAAGCCAGCCAAAACAGTTATGCCTGTCAAGCTATCAAATAAATCTCTAGCTGCCTGACTGGTGGAGTGGGTGTGTTTGGCAGTCTTACCAGGTAAACTGCATCTAGGGATAAACTGGTTTAAACTTTCAgtattaaaaaaacagtttttagcATCTTATactatctatatctatttatatatatcttgtcctaattgtttgttatcactattatgtagtcatattatttctttatattaatctcatCTCTAGGTgaaggcttcagataagcccagtgggttttttttgcctcctcctgcactgtatattattcatttatttttttgttatgttgtatagtcttaaattgtgcaaaacaaatgaacaaaataaagaaatacaagaGGATACAGTTACATCATAGTTTCATCATTGTCAGACAATGGCTGTTAGCTGGTTagctttctgtttctctttctgcaGAGCTCATCTCTGCCACCTGTCAAAGGCTGAAAAGTCCTACCAAACAGGCTAGTTAGCTTTAGCTAATCAGACAAACTAAAGTGTAGTTTCTGTGAGAGCATGTTGACATTAACTCGTGTTTACCTTCGTATCTGTTATTCAAAACTCCTTTTTAAAGTTAGTGTTTAATAAAACTGTTGGTTTGTTATTGGAAAACGTCTGTAAGAAGTTGTTCATACCTTTGAATGAACCAGAAAGAGACGTCAGCTTAAgttagcagcagcaacagcagagcCACATGAGTCCTCTCCGCCTCTCTGTGATGTCTGATGCAACGCGACCACAGGCAGCGAGGAGTTCCGGGTTTGATCCGCTGCTTCCGGCACAAACCGGAAGTCaatcaaaaaatatttatttttaataattataaaacaATGCTATATATAAAACAACCAGTGGTGAAAAAGTAtacaaataactttaaaaaaaataagcaaaagTGTTAACGtcataatgtaaaaaataacagttaaaggtcccatattgtaaaaagtgagattttcatgtcttttatattataaagcaggtttaagtcctatataaatactgtgaaagtatcaaaacacttaatccacagagaaatacacacagccccgtattcagaaactgtgcgtttgaaacaagccgttaggatttctgtacatttgtgatgtatGTGATGAATATTTagacagttttaaacgtaaacattctaaatgtgtcctagtttatttccggttgcagtgtataagataagataagataagatgaacctttattaatccccggagggaaattcaggtgtcaaagcagcaacatcagcaaacagagtgaaacacaggagaggtaaaggtatacaaaaattataaaaacaataatagagatataaagatacagagtgaatgggtgaacatagtgtgtacagtctgtcaataaataaatgtagtatgtacaataaataaatgtaatatgtacatatgtgcagtctatgtgtatgtgaatgacatcagctgacgggaagtacacatggacccaagctgtttcctagcgacgcaattctgttgccattccgttgaaatgtactaaaacggaacatttctgatagagggtgaatacaggcatattcagacagacagtatgaggaaaataaagtattttttgaacattaaagcatgtaaacatgctttaatgtaaacatgctttaatgttcccaaaagaaacccaaaatacaaacatgaacctgatgatgagcatgatatgtcccctttaaataatcCAAAGTAAAATAACTCAATATGCAGAATTGTTCCTTTCAGAGTGGTACATTATAATACATATTATACTAACTATTTTTACTATCGTATTAATATATAAACAGCATTTTAGTATCATGGCTCGTTGAGATGGAGCCAAACTAGTCTAACTACTACGAGGAAAAAAATTTGCAGTGGAATTTACTTAGAAAAACCTAGGTAACAATTTCCACACAGAATTTCTAGTAGATTTTACAGATGATATTTCAAGTAAACTCTACTTAGAGTTATGAAGTGTTTCTATTAAAGGTACTCAAGTAACCTTCACTAGCAATTTTCTGTATTTGTTACTACATTTTACTAACTATTACATAGTCATTTTTACTTAGACTACCTTTGCACCGAATTACAAAACTCATCTAAAAATGTTtggcttttctgtttttctttacttGCTTTTCTTTACTTTCATTGGTGAAATATTTAAGTAATATTTACATAATATTTCATCTACCTTTAACATACTGTTGTACTCtatgtttttttgcatgtaaaatctTGAATTGTAAAGTAAtgtgaagtaaaaaaaagtacaatatttcaccCTGAAAAGTATTGGAGAAGAAGCTTAAAGcatcagaaaatggaaatacctAAATGAAGTCGGAGTacctaaaaaaataacttcagTGCAGtacttaaataaattaatattattagcAATACTAGTGTGTAAATAAAAGTAGAATTCCTGCATTAAAAGTCTAACAATTGTAagagtatcaaaagtaaaattacCCACTATGCAGAATGGACTCTTTGAGAGTTAcgttattatatcattatatattatctttattacattattggattattagTATTGATGCTTTAAAATGCAATGCTGTGCTGGTGGAGatagattattatttatttattttattagtcaCTTATTTTGACCGCCTTTTATATAGCTGCTTGGTAGTTTAAACCATAACAATGTATAGTTCATAAACTTCTCATAATGTCTGCATCTGCAAAATTTTAATCTGCTCTTACTCTGTCAGTTAATACTgtggagtataaagtataatatttcccctgaaatgtagtggaggatGAATAGAAAGTAGAATCAAATGGAACTATAGTAAAGTACCTCtaaattttacttaagtatatgtgtattcatattttatatttggaAGGTTTTGGTTtcataaacatgaatgaatattGTGTGTTACCATGAGCGttgacagaaaacaaacaaccttACAAATGCTGTTCTGTCTTGTTTCGATGGGGGAAACATTTCCATAACACAAGCATatacaaagacaaaaacagtatgATATGCCGGCATtctcttttattaaaatgtacataTAAGCAAACATTTATCATAACAGTTATCATACAagaattgtttttaataattacaTCCAAAAGCCTTGTGCGCAGTGTTTTTTCAATCACAGTTGGGTCACTTATCCCAGCAGCAGATTATTTGGACAGCCAGCCACAGTAAAGTGTACGACCTACAGTGTAAGAAGTTTTTGTAATTCACTAAATTTCAAAAACATATGGCTATCTTCATCTAAGGCATATCAAATGACATCAAACTGAACTAGTCCCCCCTTTTTGACACTCTTACGTGCTAAAGAAATTTACAAACCAAAACTGgagaaaacatttgaaaaagttTGTTACCGATGGCATCAAGTGGACTTTCCCTCGACTTTTCACTCTGACTCGTCCCCAAAAGCCCCTCTCACTGCCCCAATGACCATATCCCCCATCCCCATTATTAAACCCCCTCCCATCCTAAACACATTAACCACCCCATttacactcctccatgtcagccTTCCCAACCCTCCACCTACAGCTTTCGCCTGACCCCCCATCTCTGACGCCACTGTTCCTACGTAACCTTCGCTCTGTTCCCACAGCCGCCCTCCGAAGAACTTGGTCACCCACCATGCATTATCCAGCGCATCGCCACATATCCCCACTGTGTCTCCAGCTAGAGTCCCCATGCCAGTGACCCCAGTGTGGCAGCTGTCCCACAGGGCCCCCGCCATGgaggaggagcagtagtaggCGCTGGAGCAGCAGTTTTCCCCAATACCCAGTAGCGTGTCTCCAGCTGAGCCCATCCAAGACAAGCAGTCAGAGGTCAGGAGGTGGAGCAGGGAGAATGTTTCACCTGGCAGGGCAGACAGAACCCCAAGGTCTTCCCGAAGAACGTATGTCACCTGAGTCAAaggacaacattttttttttttttgagtgaaTAATGAAATGACAGATTGACCTGAGGGCGTAATGAGCCAACACCTGCTGCTGGCTGCACCTCATTCCAGTGTCTGGGAGGAGCACACTGGAATGAGGAGATCTGTTAAACGACGCTGGAACTGaacatgttaaaacacaaactgaCTACagttagtattttttttgttatctaaaaaaagacaactgaACAAAGTACTGATAAGTAATATTTTTCCTGCTATGTCCTATTGTTGTTGCATTTTGGTTTTGATTGTCTTTTTTGTTGCCTTTTACAAACTTGTTAaacttttttcttattttcaaacATATAGTAATAAATGATCACCCTAATTATCCAGTATTTTGTATTTGCTAAAGTACATCAAGTAGTCCGTCTGTAATTGGTCAAATTAAAGAGGCACTCccaattttacacatgaagTTCACTTTACTTGTCATGAGGGGTCTACTAAGCCTGTgaaacagttgtataatgtttTCTGTTGCGCTGGATGAGCTGTCTAAACTGTGgcaaaataaccctgatgatgtcatcaggctTGGCCTTACAGTCTACAAATGTGTAGCAGATAGCCTGTGTTAAAAACTAGGGTGTGGCAGGCTCTACGCcgatgcattatgggaagtgtaggatgcATTGATTTCGATCATTCCCTTGTGATCCTTATGGGAGTGTATTACTAAATTGCTGAGAGTACCCctgtaatttaaataaaataaaactatttctaAACGGTTCAGTAACTCACCTGTCCAGGTAACTGTGTGACTGTGGAGAACACAGGCCGCAGCGGAGCTTTAAGGATGGACATGGTGGTGGAGAGGACGTAGACCAGAGTGCTGCTGCCATTTGTGTCTGTCTCTTGTTCGTCCACAGTTTCATAATCAGCTGAGGAGTCGGAAGACTCTGATCCGACAGATCTTGAATGTATCACATCAAGCAGATCCTCTCGTTCAGTGGTACCGGAACCAACTTCCTCAGTGGCACCAGAACTGACCTCCTCAGCAGCACTGGAACCGACCTCCTCAGCAACATCGGAACCGACCGCCTCAGTGGTACCGGAACTGACGTCCTCAGTGGCATCAGAACTGACGTCCTCAGCGGCACCGGAACTGACCTCCTCAGCGACACCGGAACCGACTTTCTCAGCAACATCGGAACTGACCTTCTCAGCAACATCGGAACCGACCTCCTCAGCAACATCGGAACTGACCTCCTCAGCAACATCGGAACCGACCTCCTCAGCAACATCGGAACCGACCACCTCAGTGGCACCAGAACTGACATCCTCAGCGGCACCAGAACTGACGTCCTCAGCGGCACCGGAACCGACCTTCTCAGTGGCACCGGAACCAACTTCCTCAGTGGCACCAGAACTGACCTCCTCAGCGACACCGGAACCGACCTTCTCATTGGCACCGGAACCAACTTCCTCAGTGGCACCAGAACTGACCTCCTCAGCGACACCGGAACCGACCTTCTCAGTGGCACCGGAACCAACCTCCTCTGTGGCACCGG is a window encoding:
- the LOC141778782 gene encoding uncharacterized protein LOC141778782, which produces MLRPAAVSAAVAAVWLCSAQACFFMGNSEPDCSQCFYRQTPPQGASAELRSLCHSLPGGRAFATVSKPPCDTAVYSAFHLSNGWTEKEGEELLTNEDIKVAVPALLRGGGDPSHPVSPTDSPLQHWDSTVTTLVQSSITPQCSTLGGDLYILTGVGGLRASEDGDEECQTKPLWSAVCCAVPEGKSGFSMGLIRETGQGERQVSVKELEEIVGVSELFSEGCGGADGVAVGVRVGLHSEGLPGNIEKRDADGSGATEEVGSGATEKVGSGVAEEVSSGATEEVGSGANEKVGSGVAEEVSSGATEEVGSGATEKVGSGAAEDVSSGAAEDVSSGATEVVGSDVAEEVGSDVAEEVSSDVAEEVGSDVAEKVSSDVAEKVGSGVAEEVSSGAAEDVSSDATEDVSSGTTEAVGSDVAEEVGSSAAEEVSSGATEEVGSGTTEREDLLDVIHSRSVGSESSDSSADYETVDEQETDTNGSSTLVYVLSTTMSILKAPLRPVFSTVTQLPGQVTYVLREDLGVLSALPGETFSLLHLLTSDCLSWMGSAGDTLLGIGENCCSSAYYCSSSMAGALWDSCHTGVTGMGTLAGDTVGICGDALDNAWWVTKFFGGRLWEQSEGYVGTVASEMGGQAKAVGGGLGRLTWRSVNGVVNVFRMGGGLIMGMGDMVIGAVRGAFGDESE